The DNA region CGGAGAATGAAATTTTTTGAGGCGCAAGGTTCGATAAGGAGTTGTTTAGATGAAGACCGTGAGTTCACTGCTGGATCCGGAATGGCATGAGCGCTATAAACGAATTTCCAAGCTCAACATCCGCAGTTCAATCTATGACGTCACCAACCGATGCAATTTGCGCTGCAAGGGGTGCTTCTTTTTTTCATCCGGTGAAGATCAGGCCGCTTCCGAGGAAACCGATACGAAAAAATGGGAAGCCTTTATCGATCGCGAAAAAGAGCGCGGGGTCAACCTGGCCATCCTGATCGGCGGCGAGCCGACGCTATGCCTGGACCGGGTGGAAGCCTTTTACAGACGGTTGCCGACATTCTGCGCCACCAACGGCCTCATCAAGGTTCCCCGGGACCGGTTTCCGGATATGATGCTGGGCATCTCCCTGTGGGGCGATGAAAAGGATGAAAAAACATTGCGGGGCAAAGACGCCTTCAGCATTTCCAGCAAACATTATGCCGGCGATCCGCATGTTTATTATCTCTACACGCTGACGCCGAACCAGATCGGAAAGATCGATCGGATTGTCAAAAAAATAAAGGATGTCGGCCTCAAGGTCCACATGCAGCTGCTTTCAAACGATGAAGGGGTGGACGGTTTCAGCTGGAAACCCGAAGAGCTGGCGGCCATACGCCTTGAAATGGATGAGATCCTGGACAGCTATCCCCAGACCGTCATTTCGTCGAAATATTATCATAAGATCATCACCACCGGAAAGATGTTCAACCGCTCCTTCGGCTGGAACGAATGCCCTTCCGTTACCGAGCCGATGGACCACCGCAATCCCCGCCCCAAACGCCTGATCGAGTTCATCCGCTGGGCTTCGGATCTGGAAACGATGCATCGCTGCTGCACGTCAATAACCAGGGACTGCTCTACCTGCAAGGACGGCGCCGCCCATATGAGCTGGGTCATGGTAAACAAGCGCATGCACATCCGCACCACCAAAGACCTCCAGAACTGGATTGAAGTCTACGAGATGTTTGCCAAGCTGTATCAGTTCATTCCATGGTAGAATGTAGAAGCAGCTTCTAATCACCGGCAAAAGGCACAGGGGCCAAGGTTCTAAAACGCTACGCGTTTAGCCTGAAAGCGGGGATGCTTGGATGCCAGGATGCCGGGGAACTTTCTTTTGAGCTTTCCAGCCTCCCAGCTTCCCGGCTTCATAGCCTGTCTTCATTTCCATCCAGCCGCCGTGCAATTCCCTCGCCATATACCTTGATTTTTTGGATGCAACCGTTTATTGTCACCCAAACAGGGCGCACGCTCTGAACTATAAGCTATCAGCATTATTAGGTTTTATATGGAATCTCAAAAAACCGTGGTTTTGGGATATGATGCGGTTTCGCCGCTGGGGACCCGGCTGGATCTCCAGTGGGAAAAAGCGCTGAGGGGCGAGAGCGGTGTCGGAAAACTCACACGGTTTCCCCTGGCGGATGATTTTCCTGTCCATATCGCCGGCCAGGTGGCGGAGGTCGATACCGGGCCGTATCCCTTTTTAAGCCCGCGCAGCCTGGCGCTCTGGCCCTCTCCCATTTTCAAATATGGCATGCTGGTGGTTCACCGGGCGCTCCTAAAGAGCGGCATCGAGATTACGCCGGAGATATCCCCCCGGGTTGCGATTACCTTCAGTTCGGCGGTGGGCGGACTGGATGCTGTTTTAAAAGCGGACCGGCGCATGCTGGCGGAAGGCAAATGGCCGCCCCCCTATGTAAACCCCAATTCCTGTATTAATATGGTGGGGGGCAAAATATCGATATTAACAAAAGCGACCGGGCCGATCACTTCGACCATTACGGCCTGCGCCACCGGGGTGACATCTATTATTATCGGATCACTGCTTCTGGAGCAAGGCCGGGCGGATGTGGCCATCTGCGGAGCTGTTGATTTCGCCCTGGTGGAACCGATTCTGGCCGGGTTTGTGACCATGGGCGGGGCATACAGTTCCGTCCCGGACAAAAAGAAGGAACTGGCGCAAAGGGCCAGCCGTCCCTTTTCAGTTGACCGCAGGGGGTTTGTGGTTTCCGAAGGCGCCGGCGCCATCGTTATTGCAACCCGGGAATTTGCCGACGCCCACGGGCTGCCTTATCTTTTTGAGGTCGCCGGATGGGGGATGACATCGGACGCCCATCACTTTGTCGCGCCCAACCTGGAGACCGTGGCGCGCTGTATGAAGGAATGCATCGACAGCGCCGGGGTGTCCCCGGCGGATATCGACGCCGTCAACGCCCATGCCGCGTCCACGAAAACCGGCGACAGCATTGAATACCAGGCCCTGCAAGCGGTCTTTAAGGATAAGCTGCCGCCGGTGTCGGCCAACAAGTCCCTCATCGGGCATGCCATGGGGGCGTCCAGCGCCATCGAGTCGATCTTTGCCCTGGAAGGGATGCGCAGCGGCCGGGTGCTGCCGACCATTAATTACACCCCCGATCCGGAACTGCCCATTGACTGTGTGGCGGAGGGGGCGCGCCGGCTGGAGCAGGAATTTGTTTTGAAAAACGCGTTCGGGTTCGGGGGATGCAATTCATGTGTTGCATTTCGGCGGATTGCGTGAGACTTAGTATGGAATTTGATAAATAAGACAACGATTTAAAATCCCTCACGGCCTCCCTTTTTAAAAGGGAGGCGTCGCCGTTCAAAGCCCGGGCTATGGTGCCGGACGGAGCCTCGCCAAGACGGGATTCCCCCTTTATTAAAGGGGGCAAGGGGGATTTTTTTCAGGCACCCAGTTAAGAGTAACGAATGAAAGCACCCAAAAACAGACGGGTATTTGTGGTGGGATACGGCGCGGCCACGCCGCTGGGAAAAACCTTTGCCGGCACATGGGAGCGGGCGGTTAAAGGCGAGGCCGGGTTCAGGCGGCTGACGCGATGCCAGGCGGATTTACGCTTTAATATCGTCGGCGAGATCCCGGACTGGGATCCCATGACGCTGGACTTCATGGATCGTAAGGAAGCCCACAACTGGAACGCGGACTATGTGTTCCTGACCATGGCGGTCTGCAAGGAAGCGCTCATCAACTCCGGCCTTGAGATGGACGCCGACACGGGTCCCCGAACTGCCTGCCTGATCGGTTCGGCCTTGAATGGAACCGATTCTTTTCGCATTGCCATGGACAATTATGTGAACCGGGGTCCGCTCAAGGTCAGTCCCTACCTGCTGCCCAATCTATGCGCCAACCTGCCGGCCGGAAAGGCCGGCATGCTGCTTGGGTTTACAGGACCGATTTTTTCACCCCAAGGGGCCTGTGCCTCCGGCAATCATGCCATGGGGATCGGCGCCCGCATGATCAGGGACGGGGATTGCGACTTTGTTCTGGCCGGCGGCGTCGACACCTGCCTGATCCCGGAAATTATCCAGGGTTTTGCCAACATGCTGGCGACCATCAGCGTAGGGCCGCGGGACCGCGCCCATCAGGACCCGACCCAGGCGTCGCGGCCCTTCAGCATCGATCGCAGGGGAATTGTGCTTTCCGAAGGCGCCGGCGTTGTTGTCTTGGCTGCTGAGGAGATGCTGTCGGTTTACGGGTTGATCCCGAAAGCCGAAGTGCTGGGGGTGGGCTGGACATCGGATGCCCATCATATCACCCTGCCGAACCCCCAGACCATTACCCGGGCCATTAATGCGGCTATTGATGATGCTGAAATCGAGCCGGCCGATATTCAATACGTAAATGCGCACGGGACATCGACCCCCAAAGGAGACGCAACTGAAATTCGCTGTCTGCGGGATGTTTTCGGGAAACGTCTTTCACAAACGCCGGTGTCTTCGAACAAGTCCCAGATCGGTCACACCCTGGGCGCTTCGGCCGCCATTGAGGCTGCCCTGAGTATCGAAGGAATGCAACAGGGGCTGATTCTGCCGACAATCAACCATATTCAGGATCCTGGATTTGCAGATATCGACGTGGTGCCCAACACCGTCCGGCGGCAGAATTTCGAGTTCTTTCTGTCCAATGCCTTCGGGTTCGGCGGCACCAACTGCTGTATCGTATTTAAAGGGGTGTAGCGTGAAACCGGAACCGTTTGTTTCCGAAACCATTGACAGCGATCACCGCTATGTGCGGAATCAGACCGACGGCCTGGTATGGCACCTCTGCCACTACCGGACGCTTTACGCTGATACCGACCGCTCAAAGGTTGTGTATCATGCCAATTATTTGCGTTATTTCGAGTTCGGCCGGGCTACTTTGATGCGTGATACGGCGTATCCTTATCGCGAAATCGAAGAGAGCGGCTATGTCTATCCGGTGATACAAATCGGCATCACTTATTACACGCCGCTTTATTACGACGACGCCATCCGCATCCATACCCGGCCGGCCGAGCTCGAGCGGGTGCGACTCCGTTTTGATTACATCATTACCGATGAATCCAGCCGGAAAATTGTCTGCAAGGGATTTACCCGCCATTGCGCGGTGAATGCCGCCGGCATCCCGGTGGAAGTGGATGAAAAAACGGTCCGTTTATGGAAGGTATTCCCCCAATAGTCGATTCAATACGGTTGCCGGTTGAAATTCCTGTAGCCCCCCATTATTTTGATCATCATATTGAAGGAAAAGCGGTGTTGCCCGCGGTTGAAGCCATGCAGATCCTGGCAAAAGCCGTCAACAACTTTAGGCCGGAGCTGTCGGCCGCAACCATGAACCAGGCCCGGTTTGAAAAATTTCTTCATATACCCGCCGGAAGTCCTAAAATAGACGCTTTTGCGGAACTTGAAATGTATACCGGCGGCGATGTCCGGGCCCTGCTGCTGACCAAAACGAAATCCGGAAAGTCCGGCATTACCCGATCCATGGTTCATGCCGCTGTTCTCTTTCCCCGAAAACGGGACGGCCATACATTGCCCCCTATAGACATGCCTGCTTTTCTGGAGGGGACCTGTGTTGAGGTTTCACCGGAGAAGATCTATCGGGACCTGGTTCCCTTCGGTCCTTGCTATCGGAATATCATTGCTCCGCTCTATATTTCTGAAAACGGCGCCATTGCCCAAATTAAAGCGCCGGACGACCCTGACGGGCCTCGAGACGGCCGGAGTCTGGGCTCACCGTTTCCCCTGGATGCCGCCTTTCATGCCGCCTGCGTCTGGGCGCAATGTTATAAGGACACCGTCGCTTTTCCGGTGGGGTTTGGGCGTCGCAACGTGTATCATCCCACGCTTCCCGGCTGCGCATATTTTGGAAGGGTTGCGCCGGCAAAGGCGGATTCAAATCCGCTGATTTTTAATATCTGGATATACGACACTGAGGGGGAGCTTTGTGAAAGCGTCAGCGGCGTTCTCATGCGGGATGTGAGCGCGGGACGGGTGACGCCGCCCCCATGGATAAAAAAAGCCGGGAAGGGCTGTCTTTTCCAAAACATCCGGCCTAATTGCCGCGAACTTTCGGTAGCAGAAATAAAAACGCTGCCCCCCTTTGCAGACAAGGCGCTTTCCGGTTCTGAAATAAAACGCTTCCAACCCATGGGAATGAAACGCAGGCAAAGCTTTCTGGCCGCCCGGCTGGCCTGCAAACGGATCAGCCGGCGCCTTTCCGGTAATGATTTTCAAACGCCGGCCGGGGACATCGACACGCTTTGCCCGGATTTAAGCCGTCCCTGCTGCCGGCAAATCGGCACGGCGGCAGCGGTCGACTGTTCCGTATCCCATGACGATCGTTTTGTCATTGCGGTGGTGTCCGATGAACGGGTCGGGATCGATGTGGAAAAAATATCGGCGCGGGTCCTGCGGTCCCAGGACCTGTTCATGGACGAGCCGGAGAGGCAGCTGGTCCAGGCCTCCAGGCTGGGGGCGGTGGAAGCCGCCATCAGGATCTGGTCCATCAAAGAAGCGGTCGCCAAAGCCCTGGATCTGAACCTGGCCGAAGCCTGGCAGCGGGTTGCGGTAAAGCGGGTCGGCCGGTACAAAAGCCGGTTTCAAATCGATTCTGCGGAGACATTTTCAGCCTTTCACGATACGGTTGAAAAGCATATTTTTACCCTGGCTTGTCTGCCTTAAAAGAGATGAAAAATCATAACCATAACATTGTGCTATGGGAGTGTTCCATATGACGGTGCTGCGCCTCTTCTTAGGCTGCTTGCTTTTCCTGAGCTGCGCCATGACCCCTCCGCCTGAAAGCGCCATAAACCCGGCGCTGCTAAAGGACGGCATCTATGAAGGCAGCTACCGGGGCGGACCCAACAAGGCGGTGGTCCGGGTGTCCATCGCAGAAGGAAAGATCAGCAGCATTAAAGTGGTAGCGCACCAGGCTTGGAGGGGCCGGAAGGCTGAACAGCCCATTATGGAAAGAATCATCGCGACGCAATCCACCAACGTCGATGCGGTCAGCGGCGCAACCAACAGCAGCCGCGTAATCATGAACGCGGTTCAGAATGCCGTCGAAAAAGCCTATTCCCCCAATAATCCCCCTTGGTAGTGTGGAATTTTTCAGACTCCCG from Desulfobacterales bacterium includes:
- a CDS encoding polyketide synthase dehydratase domain-containing protein — encoded protein: MEGIPPIVDSIRLPVEIPVAPHYFDHHIEGKAVLPAVEAMQILAKAVNNFRPELSAATMNQARFEKFLHIPAGSPKIDAFAELEMYTGGDVRALLLTKTKSGKSGITRSMVHAAVLFPRKRDGHTLPPIDMPAFLEGTCVEVSPEKIYRDLVPFGPCYRNIIAPLYISENGAIAQIKAPDDPDGPRDGRSLGSPFPLDAAFHAACVWAQCYKDTVAFPVGFGRRNVYHPTLPGCAYFGRVAPAKADSNPLIFNIWIYDTEGELCESVSGVLMRDVSAGRVTPPPWIKKAGKGCLFQNIRPNCRELSVAEIKTLPPFADKALSGSEIKRFQPMGMKRRQSFLAARLACKRISRRLSGNDFQTPAGDIDTLCPDLSRPCCRQIGTAAAVDCSVSHDDRFVIAVVSDERVGIDVEKISARVLRSQDLFMDEPERQLVQASRLGAVEAAIRIWSIKEAVAKALDLNLAEAWQRVAVKRVGRYKSRFQIDSAETFSAFHDTVEKHIFTLACLP
- a CDS encoding beta-ketoacyl-[acyl-carrier-protein] synthase family protein codes for the protein MESQKTVVLGYDAVSPLGTRLDLQWEKALRGESGVGKLTRFPLADDFPVHIAGQVAEVDTGPYPFLSPRSLALWPSPIFKYGMLVVHRALLKSGIEITPEISPRVAITFSSAVGGLDAVLKADRRMLAEGKWPPPYVNPNSCINMVGGKISILTKATGPITSTITACATGVTSIIIGSLLLEQGRADVAICGAVDFALVEPILAGFVTMGGAYSSVPDKKKELAQRASRPFSVDRRGFVVSEGAGAIVIATREFADAHGLPYLFEVAGWGMTSDAHHFVAPNLETVARCMKECIDSAGVSPADIDAVNAHAASTKTGDSIEYQALQAVFKDKLPPVSANKSLIGHAMGASSAIESIFALEGMRSGRVLPTINYTPDPELPIDCVAEGARRLEQEFVLKNAFGFGGCNSCVAFRRIA
- a CDS encoding 4Fe-4S cluster-binding domain-containing protein, encoding MKTVSSLLDPEWHERYKRISKLNIRSSIYDVTNRCNLRCKGCFFFSSGEDQAASEETDTKKWEAFIDREKERGVNLAILIGGEPTLCLDRVEAFYRRLPTFCATNGLIKVPRDRFPDMMLGISLWGDEKDEKTLRGKDAFSISSKHYAGDPHVYYLYTLTPNQIGKIDRIVKKIKDVGLKVHMQLLSNDEGVDGFSWKPEELAAIRLEMDEILDSYPQTVISSKYYHKIITTGKMFNRSFGWNECPSVTEPMDHRNPRPKRLIEFIRWASDLETMHRCCTSITRDCSTCKDGAAHMSWVMVNKRMHIRTTKDLQNWIEVYEMFAKLYQFIPW
- a CDS encoding acyl-CoA thioesterase — its product is MKPEPFVSETIDSDHRYVRNQTDGLVWHLCHYRTLYADTDRSKVVYHANYLRYFEFGRATLMRDTAYPYREIEESGYVYPVIQIGITYYTPLYYDDAIRIHTRPAELERVRLRFDYIITDESSRKIVCKGFTRHCAVNAAGIPVEVDEKTVRLWKVFPQ
- a CDS encoding FMN-binding protein; protein product: MTVLRLFLGCLLFLSCAMTPPPESAINPALLKDGIYEGSYRGGPNKAVVRVSIAEGKISSIKVVAHQAWRGRKAEQPIMERIIATQSTNVDAVSGATNSSRVIMNAVQNAVEKAYSPNNPPW
- a CDS encoding beta-ketoacyl-[acyl-carrier-protein] synthase family protein, producing the protein MKAPKNRRVFVVGYGAATPLGKTFAGTWERAVKGEAGFRRLTRCQADLRFNIVGEIPDWDPMTLDFMDRKEAHNWNADYVFLTMAVCKEALINSGLEMDADTGPRTACLIGSALNGTDSFRIAMDNYVNRGPLKVSPYLLPNLCANLPAGKAGMLLGFTGPIFSPQGACASGNHAMGIGARMIRDGDCDFVLAGGVDTCLIPEIIQGFANMLATISVGPRDRAHQDPTQASRPFSIDRRGIVLSEGAGVVVLAAEEMLSVYGLIPKAEVLGVGWTSDAHHITLPNPQTITRAINAAIDDAEIEPADIQYVNAHGTSTPKGDATEIRCLRDVFGKRLSQTPVSSNKSQIGHTLGASAAIEAALSIEGMQQGLILPTINHIQDPGFADIDVVPNTVRRQNFEFFLSNAFGFGGTNCCIVFKGV